Within the Rosa rugosa chromosome 2, drRosRugo1.1, whole genome shotgun sequence genome, the region ATCTCCGTTAacttttctgttaaagttgcctaCATGGatgtattttttaaataaaaacttcaaatggTATCCGAACTATTGCAAAATGTAATTTTTGAtacctataattttttttttttaccccaaatGGTACCTCAAGTATTGCCTCAAATTTTTTTagctaaaaataaatagttaatTTGATGAAATAATAGATTTTTTTATACCAAAACTTGTATTGTTTCAGCCTATTTGTAACACTTTTTCCGATAAATGAATTTCAAAttatgatgaaaaaaaaaaaatagtaaaggCGCAATACTTGAGGTACTGTttggggttaaaaaaaaaatttacaggtACCATAAAATACATTTTGCAATAGTTTGGGTaccatttatattttttatctAAAAAAGTACATGCCACGTAGACGATTTTAACGGAAAAGTTAACGGATGTACTATATTTGGTAACAGCGCAATACTAAAAAAATTCATATGTATCAAAAAGTACCTTTCACAATAGTTTATTTACCATTTGGAATTTTTACTCTTTTTTAAAATAGAAAAGTAAGAAAttttttatacaaaaaaaaacgTTCGATATTCAAGCATatagatttttattttgattaaaCAATCATTAATTACATGTCATAATCTaaatatataatgtatattGTATTATTATTTAACCATTTACTTGTTTATCCATTATTATTTAATTTACTTTTAAATTAAAGTTAAAGGTACATGTGCAAGATAGCATAAAATTTAATGCATGGATGCACCTAAAATACTAAGGccttgtttgattcgtagaaaGGAAAGTAGTTCCTTCATCTTTCCCATggaaagggaaatgaaatttccaaaaaactttccattccgatgtttggtaaaaTAAGGAAAGTTATTtgaaaagttgttaaaaagtttgtaattaatataataaaataatgtcttgtgagtaataaatacaaagaaaaaaagggggaaAGTGATTTCTTTGGAGTATGGAAGAAACCATTTTCCCCTCTATTTTCCTTTGCTTTAGGAAAAAATTTCCTTTCATATTtcatcccaaacgcaggaaatgaacaactttcctttcctgatgcttactttccgcAAACCAAACGTGGTCTAAAGTCGTTCTCCAACATGGCTTCATTAGAAAGAAAATTGCATACATTTTATTTATGTACTGCAGAATTTCAACCAAAACAGGTGAAGAATCATCGCTGAAAATGTAGGGTTTAAACTCCTTACCACAACATCTAACAATTAGAGATACTGATTCAGTTTGCTTGATGTGCATGGCGTTGCAAGAAATCTCTGATGAAGGCACCGAAGTTGGTTTTAAAGGATCCACCTTCTTCAATGGCACCCTTCCATGTATGCTGTAATTCTCTTACTCTACTCCTCGTCTCTTTCCCTTCACCATCCTCCAAATCCATGAATTTCTTCACCAACCCTGCAATTTCCTCTCTTGTAACCACCTGGTCGATTTTCGCCTCAGGTCTCTTCACTTTCCATCCAATCTTCCAATCCTCCACAACCATCTTACTGTTCAGGCCTTGATCGAAAATCATGGGGAAAGTAAGAAAAGGAACACCAGAGAAAACACCTTCGCTAACTGAGTTCCACCCACAAGGAGTCAAAAACCCCCCCAATACAAGGATGACATAACACTCGCAATTGGTCACACCAGGGGCACTACTAACCCCTTATCACCACAAACCTCTCGTAACCTACCGGTTTCACCACGAGCTACCCAAAAGAATCGAACACCACTCTTGCACAAACCGGCTGCAATCTCATCCATTTGGGCATAAGAGACTGAAAGAAAGCTTCCCATTGAGATGTACAAGACAGAGCTAAAAGTTTGAGAATCTAGCCATTCTAGATAGTCCAAACCACTACTAGGAGGGTCATTAGCTTTGAAGTGAGGTATCAATGGACCAATTGTATAAACAGGCAATGTCAATGACTGTAGTTTCAAGCTCATAGATAGAAGCAAGCAAGAGATATTGTGCTTTGGGGACCCAAGAAAAATCTTCAATGATGTTTCCCAGCATATATGGTTTGCTTCCATCGATGAAATTAGTAAGGTCTACTAATCTTGTACAAGGAACTCCTGGGATGTATGTAGTCCACACATTCATTGCCCTCATCTATTCACCAAAGCTAGAATTAAATAGCGAAAAAGAAacctaagagcaactccaacagtttccccatattttgatttttctctactttagagaaaaatgagtctcttttgctccaacagattccctataattatccttattttagagaaagtgaggaaagagaaaactaaattccctatatttacagcaatctctaaaatttaaggaagaatatagagattttagagattgctgtaaaatagagaatctgttggagttggaaaagaaaaagatgctaaagctttgacttttgcttctctattatacagaaattatagagaagctgtttgAGTTGCTCTAAATGAAAAGAAACTGGTGACTTACCTATCAAGTCAACTAGGAAGTGCCCATTTTGGGCAAAAAGATGAAAATATTGGAAAACAGAGAAAATGGATGCAGACATCGGCCAAAACGATGCTACTTCGATTTCCAACACTGACTACCCAAGGCAGGAAAGTGTCAGCCACTATCAAAGTAGGCAGTGGCTTGAGCTAATCCAAGAGCTGGTCAAATGGGATTTCCATTCTGGTTAAGGCAGCTTCAATGAAGGCATTCATGTCGGCAGCACGGACCAGCTCTGATGGGAGAACATTGGGAATTGTGACAAATCGAATGTTGTCCGGCTTGTCTTCAGAGCCTATAAAGCCTTTCTCTTCCGTGAGGACTAAGGTGATGAGAATGTCAGTTTCTTGTGAAGCTAGTAACTTGCAGAGGTACATCATGGGGTTTATGTGACCCCGACCTGGATAGGGCATGGCCACCACGTGACAGATACTGGCCGGTTGTCCACTGATGAAGTCCATGTCCGAATTCTATGATGATCAGATAGCAGGTTGGCCGGCCACAGTATATGCAGGGGATTATGCATGAAGTAGAAGACTCTCCCCTTAAAGTGACCCTATTGGCTTTTGGTGTTTAGGAATAAATTGATTTATTATGCCAGAAAGAAAGCTCCAAAGGTAATATAATATGTAATAGAACAAATGAAATGAGAGACACGCTCGTATAGGGAAGTAGGGAGTTTTTATGCTTTAAAATTACTGAAATCGGATACTAacaaatgctaaaacataagtTAGCCAAATTTGTATTCTCCAGCAACAAGAAAAGAACTCAATTATTGTTATTTACTGTACGTCTGTACCAGAGCAACTGACAAATATATAGAAAGTACTGTGATGCTTCATGATagccaaaaaggaaataagatTATGCAAAGTTTTACTATTATCATTAAGCAGTTATTTAgatttcaaaacatatactgAACCTATAAGACCATGCACATACCATTGTTATCATGTTTATGGTATCTACATACACCTATTCAGACATAAAGGCTAATTTGAATATATAGAAGTATAGATCCTACAAGGCCATGCACATACCATTGTCATCATGCTATGGGTAAGAGGTTTTATCAGATAGCTGCAGCTTTGGCTATGTCCATGATAAAATCATCAAGGTTCTTATCAGATGAACCACCTTTTGCAGTTGCTCCGTGACACAAAGCGCTGAGTTCCTTCACTCTTTTTCTCATCTCCTTTCCATCACTGCTTTCAAGATCCATGAAACTCTGCACAATGTCAGCAATATCTTCCCTTGTCATCGAGTCTTGATCAGCTTCTACCTCTTAACCCCCTGGCGGCCAATCTTCCACTCTTCAACAATTCGCCAACTGTTAGGAAATTGATCAAAAGCCAAAGGGGAAGTAAGCATTGGAACACCAGCAAACACAGCTTCCAGAGTCGAGTTCCACCCACAATGAGTCCAAAAACCACCAACAGAAGTATGACACAACACCTTCAATTGATCACACCATGGCACCACTAACCCCATATCACCACAGCTCTCTTTCAGCCTAGCACTCTCTCCCCTAGCAACCCATAAGAACCGAATCCCACTCTTTCGAAGCCCAGCAGCAAATTCGTCCATTTGGGTGCTCGAAACCGAAAGATAACTCCCCAACGAAATGTACAAGACAGAGTCTTTAGGTTGGGAATCTAGCCATTTCAGATAGTCAAGGCCATTGTCACATTCAAGCTCTAAATAAGGTATTGCCGGACCAATTGGGTACACAGGGAAAGTGCATTCTGTTCGTAAAGTGTCTGCAACTGTGGATTCAAGCTCATACACTGAACTCAATAGTAGGTAATTCGCTTTCGAAACCATTGCAATGCACTCCATAGCGAGCTTGATTACTCTTGGGTCCTCTAGCTCTCCAAGCTCACCTGTTTGGTCCAATTTCAGCTCTCCATCTTCTATCACAAAAAACCAGACAAACTCGGTTGCCTAATCAATTTaaactctttctttctttctacaAAACATTCATAGACAATGTACTTGCACCAAAGACTAAAACTTTCATCACATACCTAACAAATCCATCTTCAACTCTTCACATTTGGTTGCAAAGACTGACGCCGACGCTGTCCAGAGCGACGCCACCGGAATATTCCTCCTGTGAGCGGCGGGAATGGCCCAAAGAAGTTCGGTGTCGGCTATAATCACCGTCACCGGAGGCTGAATTCGGCCCATTAACTCTTCAAATGGAGCTTCCATTTTTGTCATCACTGCTTCGTAAAATTCAGGGTAGTTTTTACTGCGAACTAGCTCAGATGGAAGAACGTTTGGGATGCTAGCGAAGCTGATTTGGTGAGGCTTGGGATCAGAGGCTATGAAGCCAAGCCACTCCTCTGTGACGACAATGGTGATTCGAATGTGGTCTTTCTTTGAAGCTAGTAGTTTGCAGAGGTTGATCATGGGGTTGACGTGGCCTCTGCCGGGATATGGCACTGCCACCACGTGGCAGACGGTGGGGGTTGTACTCATGCGTCTCCGATAAAGGGATGGGAAGCTGGGGGTTCTGAGGTGACGGTTTTGTTAGTATGGAAAATGCGCACCCTGTTTGTGAAAATTGAAGAGATTGGTGTCTGGGGGTATTATAGGGaggaaatttttattttttttgtcactctcactctctcttcttgtaCAGTTGTGCCTATCAAAAAACATGTTGaatgtaaagcgaatagagtagccagagatgcactcttcgctaatcggtgcatgttagaatacatactTTTTGTAGAGACTCTCGTTATTATCTCGGGATGTTCTCCCTATGCTTcctgtaatttggggttcaggtttcatgtcccccccatgtattctgcggTTTCATTAGTGATCAAGGCTTAAGGGCGGCCGTCTTGgccctctttcaaaaaaaaaaaaaaaaacatgttgaATGTAAgtatttaagattttttttaatcCGGATTAAGATTTAAGATTGAAATAAAACTTTTTACGAAAATTAATAATAGTAACATGGAAGTTTGGGTAAACTTGCCTGATGAATGTTGAATGTTGAAGCTCAAGTATAATAACACATAATCATAAATCACATAAATTGAAGATCGAAAAACGCAAAATTCAACCATAAAATCTTAGATTATAAAGAGAAACACAAGTCTAGTAGAACAAATCGAGGGATTAGCGATTGAAGGATAGAAAATTGTGAGAAATCAAGGTCGTCCCTATCGTGTTGTTGTGGCTTTTGAGATTTCAAAGTTATGCTTCTTTAGGCGGAACTCAGAAATAaatttttcttaataaaatgtCCCGCATAAGATCATTCCTTCAAAATATCATGTCATTCatattcctcttttttttttttaccaaacaTGAGAATTGCTGCATGAGATTTTAAAATCTCATCTAAGTGTCATCTCCCACTCCAAAATCCCCTATCCAAACACTGCCTAAATTTCAACACCTCTAGATTAAAAACACCTCAATGGTTGACATTGGATTTGGATACGAGGAGCACGGACGGTAAAAATGTAAGATGTGAAAGAAGTAGTAACTGTAAAGGAGGGAGGCCGATGACGGCTACGGTGGGAAAAatcgagagagagggagagcccTCTCGACTTTAACATAACACTGGACATATCTATGTgatcaaaaataatataaaacacATCCATAATTAAACTGGATGGGGTAAACATGTCACTACACATTTTTAACTAAACAAAATCAAATGCAACTAATCATGTTCTCTTTAGTCATACATTATGACGAGTATCCAGTGAAGGAAATCCATGGTCTAAACAATCTTAGTGAAACATCGATCCAACAAGAAGATTCAGTTCTGCTTAACCCTCAAGGCTCTGTGAAATGTCTCTAATGAACGCATTGATGCCAGTTTTAGTTGAACCGCCTTCTGCAATGGCACCTTTCCATATCTGTTGGAGTTCACTTGTTCTCCTTCTCAATTCTTTCCCTTCATCATCCTCCAAATCCATAAATTTTTTCACTAACACTGCAATTTCCTCACTTGTCACCAAATGGTCGATTTTCGCCTCAGTACTCTTCACCCTCCACCCAATTTTCCAATCCTCCACAACCACTTTACTATTTGTACCTTGATCGAAAGTTATGGGAAAGGTAAGAAAAGGAACACCTCCAAAAACACCTTCTCTAACTGAGTTCCATCCACAATGTGACCAATACCCACCAACAGAAGAATGGCACAACACTCTAAACTGGTCACACCAGGGAACAACTAACCCCATATCACCACAAACCTCTTGTAACCTATTCGTTTCAGTGCGAGCAACCCAAAAGAATCGAACACCACTCTTTCGCAAACCAACTGCGATCTCATCCATTTGAGCACTTGAAACTGAAAGAAAGCTTCCCATAGAGATATATAAAACAGAGCTACAAGGTTGAGAATCCAACCATTGTAGATGGTTATTACTAGTGGGGCTGATAGCTTTGAAGGAAGGTAGTAATGGGCCTATTGTGTAAACTGGTAGTGAGAGTTCTGATCTTATAGCATCAATCACTTGGGTTTCAAGCTCATAGATGGAGGTGACAAAGAGATATTgtgctttgggcacccaagaAAAATCCTTGAGGATATTGTCTAGAATTTTTGATTGGCTTCCATCAATGAAATTAGTAGTGTCCGCTAACCGTATGGAAGAAACTCCTGGGATGTAGTCAACACGTTCATTGCCCTTCTCTGTCAACAAAAGTAGCAAATTGAACAACAATTACGCTAAATGTGATTTAAATCGCATCTCGTTCTCCAAAAAATCACAATTTTATATGCAAAATAATAAGCTTATTCAATTGTCAatttttttgaatttctttaACAAATGTATAAAAGTATATTTTGCAAATATGTTAGTGTTTTATCTAGATTAACTTATTTATCTCAAAGCAAAAAATTATATCCTATCACATTTCAtatcccaaatttcaaaagtgaatagttttaaattcaatttttttttttttgttttaaagagTAGTTCATAGTGTAAACTAAAAAATAGAGATCGACTGACAGATACTCACCTAACAAGTCAATTGGGAAGTGTCCATTTTGCTGGAAGAGATGAAAATGCTGGAACACGGAGAAATGGGACCCCATCATTGGCCAAAACGACGCCGAAGAAATGTTCCTCCGGTTGCCGACGGCGACTGCCCAAGGCAGAAAAGTGTCAGCCACAATGGCACTAGGTGGTGGCTCGAGAACCTCCAGGAGTTGCTCAAACGGAACTTCCATTTTGGTCATGACGGCTTCAAAGAACGCAACCATATCGGCGGCACGTTCCTTCTCCGATGGGACCACATTAGGGATTGTGGCAAAGCGAATGTTGTCCGGCTTGGCTTCAGACCCAATTAAGCCAAGCCACTCTTCTGTGAGGACGAAGGTTATTAGAATATCACTCTTTTGGGAAACTAGCAAGTTGCAGAGGTTCATCATAGGGTTTATGTGACCCCGGCCGGGATGGGGCATGGCTACTATGTGGCAGACGCCGGTTGGTTGTCCTATGGTGACGGAATCCATTTTGGAATTGTATGACGATCGATCAGGTTAGGAAGTTTGGTAACAGAGGATGAATGACttacgaagaagaagaagaactcaTTTAGAATGAATGACCAGACGTAGTCTTCAAGCACAAAAACAATAATCAATTAGTACAAGGAAGGATTTGCTTTTAATACAATAACAAACGTACCTTTTGGTTCAGACCACGTGGTTTGGTGGCTCTCCGCATGTGGAGAGCGAATGTATCCTGCATGCTTTTAAAGTTTTAATTTGAAAATGAGACCGAGGAAGGTTTCAGAATTCAGATCCGGTCTATTTTGAGCACATTTCTCGGGTAACCTACTTAAGTTTTCATAGAAATTAAGACATGCTAATTGTCATATCAAAAGTCTACAATAAAGCTAGCTTAGCTTTCTCTACAATCTATcttattcttctcttcctttcACGCCTGCCGAAAtgctgatctctctctctctctctctctctcgttcttcTTTTACTTCTTCACTCAGCACCAATACATACAACAACTGCTTATCAAGtgattttcattaaatttgatTATCTAAATATAAAATTAAAGACCAAATAACGGGTATGGTTGATCCCACGGTGTTTGAAGAGAGAAAATTCAAGTATCAATGAATGAAATTTTACAGGGAAGGAACCCATCAATGGAACACCCAACAACAAATTCAGCTCTGA harbors:
- the LOC133733214 gene encoding UDP-glycosyltransferase 87A1-like, yielding MDSVTIGQPTGVCHIVAMPHPGRGHINPMMNLCNLLVSQKSDILITFVLTEEWLGLIGSEAKPDNIRFATIPNVVPSEKERAADMVAFFEAVMTKMEVPFEQLLEVLEPPPSAIVADTFLPWAVAVGNRRNISSASFWPMMGSHFSVFQHFHLFQQNGHFPIDLLEKGNERVDYIPGVSSIRLADTTNFIDGSQSKILDNILKDFSWVPKAQYLFVTSIYELETQVIDAIRSELSLPVYTIGPLLPSFKAISPTSNNHLQWLDSQPCSSVLYISMGSFLSVSSAQMDEIAVGLRKSGVRFFWVARTETNRLQEVCGDMGLVVPWCDQFRVLCHSSVGGYWSHCGWNSVREGVFGGVPFLTFPITFDQGTNSKVVVEDWKIGWRVKSTEAKIDHLVTSEEIAVLVKKFMDLEDDEGKELRRRTSELQQIWKGAIAEGGSTKTGINAFIRDISQSLEG